TAACTTCTGGGGCTTCATGAATGGCGGTACACGCGATAGGTAGATAACACCTGACTTTTTGATGGCAGCTTCGGAGACAACAAGGTTCTTCTTGAGCAGTGAATTCTTGGCGCCGGGCAGTTCGACCTTTGTCTTCTTCGGTTTCTTTTCTTTAGAGTCTTTCCCTTCCTCTGCCTCGTCGCCGGACTCTTGGGGTTCTCCGTCGAGCTTTGCGCCACTATCCtcgtcttggtcttggtaTCGCTCGTCGTCGGTAATGTCTTCAGCCTCGCTATCCTCGTCGTTTACTCTTCTGCGCTTCGCGCTGGGGCCACCTTTTTGGAAATCATCTTCCGAGTCATAATCGCGGCCGACATCTTCGTCACTATCGCCGGCGTCGAGAAAAGCGTTTCTTTTGTTAGACATTGTTGTGGGTGGCAGTCGGTGAACTTTTTGAGCTATGGATCTGGAAAACCGCTTTAGTTGGTTGTCGATTAAGTAGATTGGCTGAACCTTTAGTTGCTGTTCCAAAAATTTCTGGAGACTGCCATTGGCCTGTGCACTGCCAAGTTTCCAGCCTTGAACCTCACGAGACTCATGCTTGGATCAATCAGCCCAGATAGAAGTCTTGGAAATAGTTCAAGTCATCTTTACGGTATAGAAAGATCTAATAGAATAATCCCGGCTGTCCGTATACTTTCGCGATATCTGGTAGTGGAAAGCGCCGCATACGCATCTGGGCAAGATACTTGATGGCAGACACAAGGGTGCATCCTTGGCTACCCACCGTTATCTTATCTGTTATCAGTGCCGCGGGAGCTTACTGGAAGCTGGACGCCGTTGGAGGGGCAGGGCAGAGGGGCAGAGGGGCAAACAACAGGCTGCCTTAAGCTTAGAAAGGGATGACGGCGCATCGCAGCTCCTCGCCAATGTGTCACCACTTGATATTCGAGCCCGGGTGATACCCCTACACTTAACATCTTCAACCACTCACTCAGCCATCGTTACCTCCCGTCGCCATGTCTGTCGaggtcatcaccaccatctcccccaccaccgaggaACCCATCCTCACGCGCAACGGCATCTCCACCGAGGAGCTCGAGCAGATTCCCGACATTGCCACCCAGGCGTTCAAGGCATGGCGCACAACGAAGCTGGCTGACCGCcagatcatcatcaagaaggccctCAAGATCCTCGCCGACAGGCAGGATGAGCTTGCCAACGAGCTCACCGTCCAGATGGGACGTCCCATCGCCTACACGGCCAAGGAGGTAGCCACCGCCGTCAAACGGTCCGAATATCTGCTCAAGATCAGCGACGACGTGCTCCAGGACACGccgggcgaggaggagaagggtttCAAGAGATTTATCCGCAAAGTACCTGTTGGCCCAGTGCTTATCATCTTTGCGTGGAATGTATGCGCCTATCTGCTCCTTGTAGACCACGAGACAACGTACTAATCACAAACTTGAACACTGATAGTATCCGTATCTGATCCTCGTCAACGCCCTGATCCCCGCGCTGCTTGCCGGAAACTCGGTCATCCTCAAGCCGTCCCCCCAGACCCCGACCGTTGCGGAACAAGTGGGCAGGGCCTTCCAGGAAGCCGGCTTGCCCGATGGCGTCATCCAATATTTCCACTCAGGATCGCCCACCATCATCGAGTCTATCGTTCGTAACCCCAAGATCGCGCTCGTCTGCTTTACTGGGTCGGTCGCCGGTGGTCTTGCTGTTCAGAGCGCCGCCTCGGACAGGGTGGTCAATGTTTGTCTGGAGCTTGGTGGAAAGGATCCGGCCTATGTCCGTGGTGATGTAGACATTGCTTGGGCTGCTGAAGAAATCGTGGACGGAGCCGTCTTCAACTCTGGTCAGAGCTGCTGCTCAATAGAGCGTGTGTATGTGGACGAGAAGATCCACGACCAGTTTGTTGAAGCCATTCAAAAAGTTCTGAAGGGCTACAAGCTGGGAGACCCCTTGGATAAGGCCACTCACCTGGGCCCTGTCATTTCAAAAAGGTCAAAGGAGACCATCGAGGCCCACATTCAAGACGCGTTGGACAAGGGCGCCGAGAACCTCACACCCGATAACGAGACATTCAAGGACCTTCCTCCCAAGGGCAACTTTGTCGTGCCAACGCTCCTCACCAAGGTCGATCACACAATGAAGGTCATGAAAGATGAGACTTTCGGGCCCGTGATCCCCGTTATGAAGGTAAAGAGCGACGAGGAAGCGGTGGAGCTAATGAACGACAGCGAGTTTGGTCTCACTGCCAGCATATGGACCAAGGACACAGATAAGGGATATGAGCTATGCGAGCAGGTTGAAGCGGGAACCGTTTTCGTCAACCGTTGTGATTTCCCAAGCCCTGTAAGTCAGAATGCCCCGTGTGGTGTGAATGCCACTGACTGAGAGACATGCAGGACCTGGCCTGGACTGGATGGAAGAACTCCGGGAAGGGTCAAACATTGAGTAAATACGGTTTTGATCAATTCGTCAAGTTGAAGAGCTATCATTTGAAGGACTACCCCAAATAGAGGTTTGGGGGTGCCCTTGATCTGCAGCAGGCAACCGGAACCACTCTAGGGAGGGCTTCAGCAAGGGCGTTGCTACGGCGCGTCCACGAGGCATTCGGAGACATGAAAATTTGACATTATTCAGCGGCAGGCAAAGCAAATCGATTTCCATTCATTTCTTCAAGGCCCTGCAAGAACAAACTGGCGGCTTGTCTCGGGGGACAATTTCCAACCTGTTGTCAGCATTCCATCACTGGGGAAAGGAGGTGCGGAAACGGCATGCGGCTTTCTCGCTTAAACCCCCCGTCTACATTCCAAGacagtcttcttctccctctctgcAGTTCTCTGCGAGGGGCCATCATGAGTCGTGATTCGTCCTGCATATCTCGCCACTGCCTGACGGGCAACTGGTTGCGAGACGTGCCTTTCAGGAACACGTTCCAGCAGTTTGGAACAGGGTCGATCCGATGCGGCAGAAGCATCGTGTTCTTTTATAAGCCTGTCCCAGCTGTCTTCTACTTCTTCTCGCTTCCCAGCCTCTTTTCTTTGACGAAGACGGCACAGGTTCGTTGTCTGGACGTTGCCACCGGCCTTGTCGGATTCTATACTTGCTCACCTGCCAGTCCCCATGACACTCCTTTGTCTTTGTATTTCTTGATCTTTGTCTGCTCTAGACACCACACTCGCTTCTCACTGGCTTACCGAGGAACTGGCTCGGTTCCGCTTCACTTGTTCTCCCACGTCATTCGTTCGAATTCGCATCATACACGGCCTCGCTCTTGTTCTTAATACTTTCCGGATCCGTCAGGAACTTTACGGCCCTACCTCCGTCCCCGTATTATTATTCTTCCAACCATCTAATCTGTCTTCTCGGAGACCTGTCGTCCGATTTTCACATCACAGACTTTTCTCGTCCAACACTCGAGTATACCTCACACGTTAATCTCTTTTGCCATTTCCACTTCAGCAATTCGTCTGGTTTATCTGTCTGATCCAAAAGCAATCTTTGGATATTTATCTCAGGAAAATGTATCTCTGTTCGGAAATGAAGAGGTTATACACCTCTCTTCAGGAGATGATCACCTCTCGGAAAGGGGCACTCAGGAGAAATGGCAGAGGGGGCTCAAAACGCCCGTTGGTGATTGTGAGTATCATTCGCCATCCACTCATCGCATCATTTACTAACAGAGGACACAGTCAGCACCATACAACTTTGAACAGATCCCAGTAACGCTACCAGGTCTCACTCCAGAAGAGTATGCTCCCTCTTCATCAGTCCAATCTTTCGCTTCCATTGCTAACATCACTTTCAGAATTCTGGTCCTCCGTGAGAAGGCCGCAGCCACCAGACTAGGAATCCACGCCgactcaccaccatcaataCCGACCTACTCTGTGTCTGCTCCGAGttcatcctccaactccagcactcccaaccccaacgtcaCAGGCGTcctgccaccgccgcctcctcccatcatcaccaacctccacac
The window above is part of the Podospora bellae-mahoneyi strain CBS 112042 chromosome 3, whole genome shotgun sequence genome. Proteins encoded here:
- a CDS encoding hypothetical protein (COG:C; EggNog:ENOG503NUPB); translation: MSVEVITTISPTTEEPILTRNGISTEELEQIPDIATQAFKAWRTTKLADRQIIIKKALKILADRQDELANELTVQMGRPIAYTAKEVATAVKRSEYLLKISDDVLQDTPGEEEKGFKRFIRKVPVGPVLIIFAWNYPYLILVNALIPALLAGNSVILKPSPQTPTVAEQVGRAFQEAGLPDGVIQYFHSGSPTIIESIVRNPKIALVCFTGSVAGGLAVQSAASDRVVNVCLELGGKDPAYVRGDVDIAWAAEEIVDGAVFNSGQSCCSIERVYVDEKIHDQFVEAIQKVLKGYKLGDPLDKATHLGPVISKRSKETIEAHIQDALDKGAENLTPDNETFKDLPPKGNFVVPTLLTKVDHTMKVMKDETFGPVIPVMKVKSDEEAVELMNDSEFGLTASIWTKDTDKGYELCEQVEAGTVFVNRCDFPSPDLAWTGWKNSGKGQTLSKYGFDQFVKLKSYHLKDYPK